A part of Cotesia glomerata isolate CgM1 linkage group LG4, MPM_Cglom_v2.3, whole genome shotgun sequence genomic DNA contains:
- the LOC123263682 gene encoding trypsin-3-like, with amino-acid sequence MINDIALIRVNEVFQFDETRQPIPLFNPDEEAIPGSISVITSWGNTLSEYLDNLQTVDVPIIAKAQCNENYASFGGIPENVICAAYPEGGKDACQGDSGGPLAIEGRLAGLTSWGIGCALPNYPGVYTEVAAFRSWIKQKTVI; translated from the coding sequence ATGATTAATGACATAGCTTTGATCCGGGTTAATGAAGTTTTTCAATTCGATGAAACGAGACAACCGATCCCACTTTTCAACCCCGATGAGGAAGCGATACCCGGATCTATTTCCGTTATAACTAGTTGGGGAAATACCTTGTCGGAGTATCTAGACAATTTACAAACTGTCGACGTGCCAATTATAGCAAAAGCACAGTGCAATGAAAATTATGCTAGCTTCGGAGGGATTCCTGAGAATGTAATTTGTGCGGCTTATCCGGAGGGTGGTAAGGACGCCTGTCAAGGAGATTCTGGTGGACCTCTCGCTATCGAAGGACGCCTTGCCGGACTTACGTCCTGGGGGATCGGGTGTGCTCTTCCAAATTATCCCGGAGTTTATACAGAGGTTGCGGCTTTCCGATCTTGGATTAAGCAAAAgactgtaatttaa
- the LOC123263679 gene encoding trypsin-1-like, translated as MFKLLISLIFFTAVAADPLRGFPFFGRFPGRIVGGDNTTIEDVPYQISLQVYGRHNCGGSIISKEWIVTAGHCVSSSVSTHTIRAGTTFHNNDGSHHTVAEIIRHEGFGSDESGFPINDVALIRVNEVFQFDETRQPIPLFNPDEEAIPGSISVITGWGNTLSEFPDNLQTVNVPIISKAQCNENYASYGGIPENEICAAYPGGGKDACQGDSGGPLAIEGRLAGLTSWGIGCARPEYPGVYTEVAAFRSWIKQKTGI; from the exons ATGTTTAAACTTTTGATTTCgcttatttttttcactgcCGTCGCTG CTGATCCGTTAAGAGGGTTTCCTTTCTTCGGACGGTTCCCAGGGCGAATCGTAGGAGGTGATAACACAACGATCGAAGATGTTCCCTACCAAATAAGCCTCCAAGTGTACGGCAGGCACAACTGTGGTGGCAGCATTATCTCAAAAGAATGGATCGTTACAGCAGGCCATTGTGTTTCTTCATCCGTAAGCACCCACACAATCCGCGCTGGCACAACTTTTCACAATAACGATGGATCTCATCACACAGTCGCAGAAATAATCCGTCACGAAGGCTTCGGGTCAGATGAATCAGGATTCCCGATTAATGACGTAGCTTTGATCCGGGTTAATGAAGTTTTTCAATTCGATGAAACGAGACAACCGATCCCTCTTTTCAACCCCGATGAGGAAGCGATACCCGGATCTATTTCCGTTATAACTGGTTGGGGAAATACCTTGTCGGAGTTTCCAGACAATTTACAAACTGTCAACGTGCCAATTATCTCAAAAGCACAGTGTAATGAAAATTATGCCAGCTACGGAGGAATTCCTGAGAATGAAATTTGTGCGGCTTATCCGGGAGGTGGTAAGGACGCCTGTCAAGGAGATTCTGGTGGACCTCTCGCTATCGAAGGACGCCTTGCCGGGCTTACGTCCTGGGGGATCGGGTGTGCTCGTCCAGAGTATCCCGGAGTTTATACAGAGGTTGCGGCTTTCCGATCTTGGATTAAGCAAAAGActggaatttaa